The region TCAGCTCCAGCCAGGACTTGGTCTgatgttgttttccacagcaCTGTCCATGATTCTGAAACAACAGCTAAGATACAAAGCCTATTTGATGGCACAGGTCAGttggtcagagtgtgtgtgtgtgtgtgtgtgtgtgtgtgtgtgtgtgtgttgcgtcaGTGTCACAAGTGTCAGTTATATGCGGGGGGAACTGACGTGAAACTATGGCGGtgcaaattaaatttgatattaatattactattgataatactaataatactaataataatactaataataataatttaatatattaatgacaaaaattaGCAGATATCAGATTATTCGATAAGAAGTTAGTACAGAGCATACTGAGGCCTTAGATCCAAGACAGTGGAAAAAACCACAGTCAGTGGTTGGTTAATCTTGACATTACCTGCCAGTGGCTTCTAGCCTGGTTGTGATTTCCTGTTCAGCCCATTCTGGCTGAGTTCCTTCATGTTCCGTCATGTTTTGACCCAAAATCATTGGGTCAGTCTTTCCATTTGCTGATAACACATCTGTTTTGGTACTTGGCAGCAGTTTTTCAACTGGTGCCTCTGGTGTAGACATATGTGATACCAGTGAAGCCAGCAGGTCACTGGAGGAAACTAGCACCTGAAAAAGTAACTCTACTGAGGAATGGTCCTTTTCGCAAACAGCTGACAGAGGCAGAGCTGAGAGATTGTGGAAGGTTTTTGAAGGAGGTGAAATGGTCTGTAGCAGTTTACAGTTTTCTAAACTGCTCTGCCTTTCAACATTAGGTTGGGCTGAGTCCAAAGTTTCCACAGTGGTCTGGACTTGACCAGTCTGAGATATGTATGTTTGGCACTGGCTGGTTTGGTCGTTGTTAGAGTCATCTGTTCTATGTTGGACAGAGATGGGCTTGGCTAATACAGGGTGGCGGTTTTCCAAGACAGTACTGTCCGAATTAAGGTCAGGGATGTAAACAGGAGTGTTATGGCAAGTGTGACGAGATGATGAATGCAGAGCGGGATGATGATTaatagagaaaagagaagatgaaataAGGTAGGTATGCTGCAATTGTTCCCAGGTCCATCTAGATCTCAGTATGGAGTTCCCACAGATGAGAGAGGAATTAAGAGAACACATGTAGGCAT is a window of Xiphias gladius isolate SHS-SW01 ecotype Sanya breed wild unplaced genomic scaffold, ASM1685928v1 HiC_scaffold_1335, whole genome shotgun sequence DNA encoding:
- the LOC120787271 gene encoding uncharacterized protein LOC120787271, coding for TQSNWSSFKVSLCSLSQELRVHLNHWSCLSSKVQSDHYLRPALVQRTMLLVEIKQTLDSLGLQALVLMEHYVYVILSAIAQTELDSVQREVLEDILAGTDMYNQAVEEQRARNSATQLRTAVLHRAHYSTLDSILPNSKERHPAAFSVKEMTMILAVHHAEMAAKQMQCWASTQSYQICQVHNNHDAYMCSLNSSLICGNSILRSRWTWEQLQHTYLISSSLFSINHHPALHSSSRHTCHNTPVYIPDLNSDSTVLENRHPVLAKPISVQHRTDDSNNDQTSQCQTYISQTGQVQTTVETLDSAQPNVERQSSLENCKLLQTISPPSKTFHNLSALPLSAVCEKDHSSVELLFQVLVSSSDLLASLVSHMSTPEAPVEKLLPSTKTDVLSANGKTDPMILGQNMTEHEGTQPEWAEQEITTRLEATGSCCFRIMDSAVENNIRP